A stretch of DNA from Dokdonia sp. PRO95:
ACCCAGCCTATTTCTAAGACGAACGATAGTTTGTGTATCTGTTACAGGAATATCTTTTAAGAGGTTAATGGTGGTTTTTTCACTCTCAAAAATGTCACCATTATTGAAATATCCTAAGGATATAAGCTCAGAGTAATAGTTGTTACGGGCTGTATCGTTATTAGGGTTTTCAAGTTGGCGCTTGAAGTAATTAATTCCTGCTGTCACATTCTCTGTGTTTTTTGGATATGCAATAACTCTATAGTAGTGCTGGGTGCTATCTATAGGTGTCTGTGCCGAAAGTGGTGTTGTCCAAATACCACAAAGCGCGAGCACTAGAAATACAAGTAGGGTTGTAATAGTAGATTTCTGCATCCCTCAAAGATATTATATTTTGTAAGTGAGAAATAACGAGGTCGTAAGTAATGAAGTATTGATGTGTATAGTTACGCTTTCGCGAAAGCGTATACTTACAACTTGTATATCAATAGCAGTATAATTTAATGCCAAAACCTTGTCTATCTAGATGAGAGGTTTTAAAAATTGCAAAATATGTTGAGAAAGTGTAGTGTTATAATTATTAATGAAACTTTAATTTGATGAGGTTAGGCTTACCTAGAAATTAAATAGAAATGTTATGTAGTTTAAAAATCAGACTCTTTACTCTTTTCTATTTAATAGCGCCAATTAACTGTTCAATTACAATAGTAATTTGTTAAATCAATATAACTTTGCAATAAAAAATTGAAGAAAGAAAATACTTGGATTAGCTGGAATGAAAATGTAAAGCATCCATTCATAAATAGTTACGACGTAACTACAGAAGAAGAGTTTGCAGAAGCTATTAAAAACGCTGACAGTGTTAGGTTTTACGGTTCCAAACAATCATCATCAGACATTGCTGCTGGGACTGACTCACTTATTAATATCAAAAATTATAATCAGATAATTGGTATTGATAAAGCTTCTAAAAAAATAACTGTCCAATCTGGAATTGAACTTAAAGACCTTCTAGAAAAAATAGAGAGTTTAGACTGGTGTATTCCTTGTTTACCAGACATCAACACTATTACATTAGGTGGAGCCTTAGCAACTGGAACACATGGTACTAATGGAGGACTTATCTCTTCGTATATGACGAGTTGTAGGCTCATTCAAGCAGATGGTTCAATCCAGGTGATTGATGAAAAGGATATGCTCATGGATGCTGTGAGAGTATCTCTGGGAGTTCTAGGTGCTTTCTCTACAATTACACTGCAATGTGAGGATTCATACACACTACATTTAATTGAAGAACCTGAGAGTGATGCTACGTGGACAAAGAATCTAAGTAGCTATTTATCTAATCATGATTTCTTAAGAATATTATGGCTTCCTCATACAGGGATGGGTTATGTGATAAAAGGAAAAAAGATTTCAAAAGATCAACACGTTGAGGAAGATCTAGGACCTGCATATTTGAAAAATAGGAGAAAGGCCTCAAAATTTTTATATCAGCTTACTAAGACAGCCCCTTGGACCATCTATTTTGCAAATAAAATTCTTTACCAGCGGTTTTTTAAAAGTAGAAAAGAACATAAAGGAAGTTTATATCAGGCGACAGTTACAAAATCTAGAGGATCAACGCTTGAACTTGCGGAGTGGACAGTTGATTTTGAAAAATTCCCTTCATTACTTAAAGAACTGTCAGAAACTATAAATAGTTTTAAAAATAAATCATTCATTCACATACCTATGGATGTGCGTTTTGTAGATAGTGATGATAGCTGGTTAAGTAATGCTTACAAAAGAAAAACGGTAACGATGGGTTGCGTTTCAAGAGATGCATCAAGTGCAAATAGTTATGAAGCATTTAAAACAGTGGAGGATATTTTTCTTAAATACGGAGGAAGACCACATTGGGGAAAGCGCTTTGCTGCAAAAGACCCTGAGCTAACTAAACTCTACCCAAAGTGGAATGATTTTAAAGATTTACGTAAGTCTATGGATCCTACGAATAAGTTTTTAAACAAGTATTTAGCTTCTATTTTTTCAGAAAAATTATAATCTATGGTTAAAGGAGTATTGTTTGATTTTGATGGAGTAATAGCTCATAGTAAGCACATACATTTTGCCTCTTGGCAGTTTGCTGTAAATGAGGTGCTGGATGCTACTGTAGTAATAACTTCTGGGGATATTAAATCTGGCGCATCACCAATAATTATATCAGAGATATTGTGTGAAAAATTTGGAAGTAATTCTGAAGCCGAGGAACTACTAAAAGTTAAGAACAATTACCTAACTGAGCATATAGATGAAGTAGAGCACTATAAGGGTGTTGAAAAGCTCTTTGAATATCTAAAAAAGCACAATATACCTTATGGTATAGCCAGTAACGCGAGCAGTGATTTTGTAAAAGACTGTATAAAATTCTGGAAGTTTGAAGTACCCGTGATGTATGGCTATGAAGATTACGTAAATCCAAAACCTAACCCAGAACCTTATTTAAAGTTGGCAAATAGTTTAAATATAAAACCCGCTGATTTTAAAGATGTGTACATCTTTGAGGATAGTGCGCTAGGCTTACAAGCAGCTTTAAATTCTGGTATGAAATCTGTTTACATACAATCACATTGTGTAGTTACTGAAAATATCATAAGTCAAACTAATTATCAATTTAATTCGCTGTTTGATGCCATGGGAACTATTGATAAGCTTATAGCTTCTTAGTTAATAATAGCTCTTTTCTTGAGCATTTGAATATTTGATGGTCTTCAGTTCAGGTCGTTATTATTACTCATTCTTTAGTAAAACTTAAAATATCACCATTGTAGGTGAATCATTTATAGGTATTTAACGGTTGCTAGTTAAAATGTCATAATCCAGCTTAAAATATATTAGTGTCCAATTAAATTTATGTGAAACTAAAATAGATCACATGAAATTAGTAGGTAAAATATTCAGAATAGTGACAGTCGCTCAACTAGGTTATTATACCTACGACTGGATAAAGAACAAACGATCTTTTAATGATGAGTTTGTTCCAAATTTGAAGAAAATAAAAAGAAAACTAATATAATAAGCATTATGGACGATACTAAAAGAGCAGCAGATCTTGATAATAAGGAGCACGGTGTACATAAGGATAAGCACATAAATCAATACGGAGATCAAAACAAGGACTCATCGCAACCTAAAAGGGATGCTGGAGAGACTGATAAAGCTGGAAGCAATACACTTTCTAATAAAGAAAATGCAGTGCAAGACAATGCTCATAAGGACGCAAAACAAAAATCAAAACAATAAGATTACTGACTAAATTATTTCAAAATACTACAGTAGAAATTTATAATCAATACTGTAAAAAATGATTTGAGATTTCATCTCGACGATGTTAACAGATATTCATTAAAGCGAAAAACCCCGCAAACTATATAGTTTGCGGGGTTTGTATTATAAATATATAAATTCAATCCAACCTTAGCTCCACAGATAATAATTAATAGTTCTCACACTTGTTAAGTGTGGATTTATACTAGTTCATCTTCCTAGTGGCAGGGACATCCCAAACATCAACATATTTAAACTTTCTAATAATTTTACCTTTGGTGTTAATTACGCCCCACTTACGTTTATATTTTACAGCACACTGGTCATCCTTATATCCTTGTGCACCTCCAAAACCGTACAACAAGTCATCATATTTATAGTCAATGACAAGCTCTCCTTTAGTATTGATGAAGCCATATTTCTTGTTTAATTTTACAGAAAACAATCCTTGGCATCTCTCGCCTAGTTCTTTATAGATTATAGGGATAACAACTTCGTTGGCTTTGTTAATAACACCGTATTTACCCTCATATTTTACTATGGCTAGCGGTTCTTCACCTTGAAAGGTTGGTTCGTCTTCAAAGCAATCATAAAAAAAATCTAGAACTTTATCATACTCATAAACCTTTCCTATCATTTCTTTTCCGTCTTGAGCATTCAAGAGTTGTACTGCACATAGAATTACTGTTGTCAAAATTAATTTTACTGTTTTCATATTATAGTTATTAGGTTGTTAATCACACTTCTTTCCAAAAATTGGCTTCGTGCCATCTTGAAATTTTACTACTAAGCATGTCTTGCTTTTGATATATTTTAAATCTTTTTTTAATTGGTCATTATTTGCATTTTTTCTATTCTTTGGATGATAATAGAGTTCGATTTTTTCAACATATTCACTGTCTAGTAAACTTTGAGGTAGTGATTTGAGATATTTAGAGTACACAGAAAACGTTTCTAGGTTATCTAATTCTTCAAAAACAGAAGAGTCAACATTTATGTGGGTTAAGTAACCATTTCCAATAAATGTGATATCATTAAGATTACTTAACTCTTTAATCTCTGAGTTTAGGGTAAAAGACCCTCCATTTAATAGATCTGAAGTTAAATCTCCTGTAGAGTACAAGTCTAAGGTTAGGCTTTCTAGGTTTACTAATTTTTCAATGTCTTTAGGTAAACTTTTACTCTTATAGTTTCTTAGTGTGAGACGCCTTAAATTTATGAGGTTATTAATGTTTTGGCTAAGCTTATAAGAATTCCAATTAGCAAACTCGGCTTTTTTTAGACTAGCCATTTTCTCATCAGTAATAAGGCTTTGTTTTTTTGCTATTGCGGCTATATCATTATCTCTTTTTGCAACAGCGTTTTGATATGCTCTTTCTTTTTTTTCGCTCTCTATAGCTTTTCTTCTATCTCTTTCTTGTAGTCCAGAAACTATACTGTTTGAGATTTGGCTTACAGCATTCCCTAGTTGTTGAGAAGAAGTCTTAATGCTAGCGACACGATCTTGTGTTTCTTGCATAATTTCGGCTCCTCGCTCTCTATCTAGTCGAGCTGCCTTTTCTGCTGGAGATTCTTTTACGCTAAAATCAGTTGAATTTGTATCATTACTTTCGTTGGATGTTGCATTATCACTATTATCTGTTTTCGAGTTAGTATTGCTCGTATTATTTGAATAGTTTTCACTGTCCTCATCATTGGTGATATTTTGATTTGAAGTTAATAGTTTATTCCAAGCGGCATACATTTGATTCCAATACCCTTCAGCGTTTATGATTTTATCTTTGTGATAATTGTCCATACTATTACAGTACCTAGAATCATCATTACAAATCCTTTTAAAATCTTTATAGTAATTAGTTATCACTATTATATCACCGTCGATTGGGTTGTTCCAATCTGCCTTTACTTCATTTAATACTTTAATATTTGATTTGATTACAGAGACGGGGATAGTTTCGGGATTGCCTCCTGGGTATGTCACAATCGCTGTAGTACCATAGATGTCCTGAAAAAATAATTTTCCAGTTTTCAAATTGGTGCCACGATATATTTTGTCTTGGGCTTTTTCTGCTTTGTCATAGTCGTACGACTGAGAAAACCCATAGTTGCTGATTAAAATTAGAATGGTTGTTAAGAAGATTCTCATTTTGAATGGTTTTAATTCACTCAAAAATAAAATCTTAGATACCCAAGATAAATACCCAAACTTGGGTAAATATGGTATGTAAGTGATTACTTGTTTTATAGATTTAACTCGTTCTCAACGCAGTTAAAGTTTCTTAAGAAGATACTAGGATGTTATCGCTAGTCAAAATCGTATCGCTTTTGTAACCCATAGCGCAATAATTCTCCTGAGCCACTAAGGCCTAATTTCTGGATCATATTCTTACGATGTGTTTCTACTGTGCTTCTCGATATAAATAGGAGTTCGGCTATTTCAGGATTGTTTTTTCCTTCTGTAATGAGTTTTAGGATTTCCTTTTGTCGCTGTGTGAGCACATTAATTCCTACATTATTTTGAGAGGAGGCGGGAGTAGCAACACCTTTGTCATAATAATCTTCGCCAGCATTTACTTTACGCACGGCTTCAAGTAGTATGGAGAGACTAGAGTTTTTGAGTACATAGCCTTTTGCACCTGCAGCAATCATCTGGTCAATCGCTTTCTTTTGATCAAACATTGTGAAGGCAATCACCTTAGTTTCTGGAAATTCTTTTAAAATTTGTGTCGTTGCTGCTATGCCATCTATAATGGGCATTCGTACATCTGTGACTACAATCGATGGTCTCTTTTTGCGAACTAAGTCAATTAATTCCTCACCATTTTTTGCAAAGCCTACGAGCTCAATATCTGTCTCATATTTTAGGAAGAGTGCAATCCCTTCACTAAAACTCAAATGATCTTCTGCAATGGCGAGTCGTATCATACTATTGGGATGTTGATTATGATTGACGTTCCGCGACCTTCTTTGGCGTCTATTGTTAAGTTTCCGTCAAGCGCCTTTATACGTCTTTCTATAGAAGATAAGCCCATTCCGTCTGTTTTTAATGATGTTCTTTCTGGATCAAATCCTTTGCCGTCATCTTCAAATACAAGATTAATTTTATCTTCAAAATAAGTGAGGTCGATGGTTACCGCTTTCGCGAAAGCGTGCTTAATTGTGTTTGTAATAAGTTCTTGAATAATCCTGAAAAGCGTAAGCTCCACCGCATTACCTATACGAGTGTCCTCCCCGTGAGAAAACACCTCAATGACCAGTTGGTTTGCACCTGAAACCTGTGCCGCATACTCCTTAATAGCAGGAAGCAAACCTAGAGAAATAGGATTTCCAGAGTTGCGCTCGTGAGCAATGCTGCGTACTTTTTGATAGGCAAGCTCAAGTATATCATCTGTTTTTTTAATGAGTGTGTCTTGCTCTTCTTCAAGCCTATTTTTCTTAACCTTAAGATTTTCCATATACAGCTTTAAGGTTGCAAGAAGCCCACCTAGGTTGTCGTGTAGATCCTCTGCTATACGCTGTCTTTCCTTTGCTTGACCTTCCACCATCGCGTCTATGCTGGAGAGTTCTTGATTTCTTAAAAGTATCTCGTTTTCTCGCTCCGTGAGTAATCTCTTTTTACGCTGATTTTTAATCAAGAAGATAGCTGTAATGGCGATTGCAATAAGCGCAAGGATTGCGGCAATAAGGAGCGAGCGATTAAGTAAACGTTTCTTTTTCTCGAGCTCATTTTCTAGTTCTAGTTCGCGCGTTCTATACAAGGTCAAGTTTTTATTCTGACTTTCTATTTGTGCGCTATCGGTATACTGTATGTATAATTCTTGATAGTAGAGCGCACTATCAAGAGCTGCAATATTTTTATAATCTGAAGAGAGGTAATTATAGAGATTACGTTTATTATTTATCTTGAACTGTTTTATCCCAATCTTATCTGCTCGGCGCATATAGGTAATCGCCTCTTTGTAATTTTCATTAGAGCGAGGTACGGTAGCTCTATTGAGATATGCATAAAACAGATCGTCTGAAGTTCCATATAATTCTGAAAGCTGCAACGACTTATCAAAATGATAAATAGCCGAATCCTGTTGCGTCGTAAAACTTGAATAATACAAGCCTATGTAGCTGTGATAAAGCTCCACTCGCGATGAATCTCCTATTCTTCTGGCAATTGCTTTTGCCTTATTCATTTGAGAGAAAAACTCTTTTTTGTGAGTAGCATCAAATTTTGCTGCTGCAAGGCCTATTCTAGCAAGTAACTCGCCTATTGGGTCATTGAGCTGCTCGCTATTAGTCAACAACGTATTGAGCAAATTTTTGTTTTCTATAGCTAGATGCTTTTGCGAACTGATAATATAATGCAGCTCATAGTTTAATCTATTTGCTTGAATGGGAGCGTTAGATTGTTCAAACAATTTCTGGGCAATAGTGAGATTGCGATAGGCAAGATCTTCTTGGTTAGCATAGCTATAAGATTTACCAAGGCTTTTGTAGTAGTATGCTCTGTCTATACCTGAAAGTGCTGTGCTATCGATCTTTTTAAGATAAACAGACGCTGTATCCATTTTCTTTTCATACATTTTGAATAAGACTTGTATGTTAAGAAGAACATCTTTGTCAGCTTTTGAGGACTCAAAACCTTCCAATACTAAGGCAGCTTTATCTACTTGCTTGTATTGTAGCAAAGAGTCTATAGTTTTAATCTGCGCATTAAGCTGGATGCTCAAAGCGCAGATTAAGAGTAGTAATTTGTAGTATTTTTTTACAGGCATTTTTATTTTGTGCCTGGTTTTAGTACACCGCCGTTTGAAGTGAGAGGGGAGACTGATTTTTCCTTTTTTATTAGTTTAGAAATAGCCTCTTGAATTTCTGTAGCATCAGGAATTTTTTGAGTTTGACCACGTCCAATTATGAAATTTTCACTCATGAATTTTGCAATTCCTTTTCTAACTTTTTTTGTAAAAAGGTCTTCGTCTTCTTCGTGTACTACTATTATGGCAAGGTTTTCATTGAATTCCGGGTCTATTCCTACAAGCTTACCATCTTCAGATATTGTGATCAATTGAGTAGCTCTATCTTTAACCTCTTTTTCTACAACTTGAAAGTTATATACTACTAAAATCCCAACAGGTTTTTTCTTGTAGAATAATGTTCTGCAAATATTTACTGTTTTATTTTCAGATGAAAGTAAGCTATAGTCCGTGCCATCCTCAGTATATACTTCATTAGGTATATTGATACTTACTTTATAATCAAAATATTGCTTTCCTCTTTTGTATTCTCCTTCAATATTTTCAAAATTCGCCATCTCTTGTTTTAGT
This window harbors:
- a CDS encoding D-arabinono-1,4-lactone oxidase, with translation MKKENTWISWNENVKHPFINSYDVTTEEEFAEAIKNADSVRFYGSKQSSSDIAAGTDSLINIKNYNQIIGIDKASKKITVQSGIELKDLLEKIESLDWCIPCLPDINTITLGGALATGTHGTNGGLISSYMTSCRLIQADGSIQVIDEKDMLMDAVRVSLGVLGAFSTITLQCEDSYTLHLIEEPESDATWTKNLSSYLSNHDFLRILWLPHTGMGYVIKGKKISKDQHVEEDLGPAYLKNRRKASKFLYQLTKTAPWTIYFANKILYQRFFKSRKEHKGSLYQATVTKSRGSTLELAEWTVDFEKFPSLLKELSETINSFKNKSFIHIPMDVRFVDSDDSWLSNAYKRKTVTMGCVSRDASSANSYEAFKTVEDIFLKYGGRPHWGKRFAAKDPELTKLYPKWNDFKDLRKSMDPTNKFLNKYLASIFSEKL
- a CDS encoding HAD family phosphatase, with amino-acid sequence MVKGVLFDFDGVIAHSKHIHFASWQFAVNEVLDATVVITSGDIKSGASPIIISEILCEKFGSNSEAEELLKVKNNYLTEHIDEVEHYKGVEKLFEYLKKHNIPYGIASNASSDFVKDCIKFWKFEVPVMYGYEDYVNPKPNPEPYLKLANSLNIKPADFKDVYIFEDSALGLQAALNSGMKSVYIQSHCVVTENIISQTNYQFNSLFDAMGTIDKLIAS
- a CDS encoding WG repeat-containing protein, which encodes MKTVKLILTTVILCAVQLLNAQDGKEMIGKVYEYDKVLDFFYDCFEDEPTFQGEEPLAIVKYEGKYGVINKANEVVIPIIYKELGERCQGLFSVKLNKKYGFINTKGELVIDYKYDDLLYGFGGAQGYKDDQCAVKYKRKWGVINTKGKIIRKFKYVDVWDVPATRKMN
- a CDS encoding response regulator transcription factor, with translation MIRLAIAEDHLSFSEGIALFLKYETDIELVGFAKNGEELIDLVRKKRPSIVVTDVRMPIIDGIAATTQILKEFPETKVIAFTMFDQKKAIDQMIAAGAKGYVLKNSSLSILLEAVRKVNAGEDYYDKGVATPASSQNNVGINVLTQRQKEILKLITEGKNNPEIAELLFISRSTVETHRKNMIQKLGLSGSGELLRYGLQKRYDFD
- a CDS encoding sensor histidine kinase; its protein translation is MPVKKYYKLLLLICALSIQLNAQIKTIDSLLQYKQVDKAALVLEGFESSKADKDVLLNIQVLFKMYEKKMDTASVYLKKIDSTALSGIDRAYYYKSLGKSYSYANQEDLAYRNLTIAQKLFEQSNAPIQANRLNYELHYIISSQKHLAIENKNLLNTLLTNSEQLNDPIGELLARIGLAAAKFDATHKKEFFSQMNKAKAIARRIGDSSRVELYHSYIGLYYSSFTTQQDSAIYHFDKSLQLSELYGTSDDLFYAYLNRATVPRSNENYKEAITYMRRADKIGIKQFKINNKRNLYNYLSSDYKNIAALDSALYYQELYIQYTDSAQIESQNKNLTLYRTRELELENELEKKKRLLNRSLLIAAILALIAIAITAIFLIKNQRKKRLLTERENEILLRNQELSSIDAMVEGQAKERQRIAEDLHDNLGGLLATLKLYMENLKVKKNRLEEEQDTLIKKTDDILELAYQKVRSIAHERNSGNPISLGLLPAIKEYAAQVSGANQLVIEVFSHGEDTRIGNAVELTLFRIIQELITNTIKHAFAKAVTIDLTYFEDKINLVFEDDGKGFDPERTSLKTDGMGLSSIERRIKALDGNLTIDAKEGRGTSIIINIPIV